One region of Cucurbita pepo subsp. pepo cultivar mu-cu-16 chromosome LG03, ASM280686v2, whole genome shotgun sequence genomic DNA includes:
- the LOC111790883 gene encoding common plant regulatory factor 1-like: MLDNHMYEVLISSFSHISGKDAKIEPQASPVTAAEINESPSKLLGTTKAADATGKLGSVISPGMSTALELRNPSSINAMTSPTSIPPCSVLPSEVWLQNEKELKRERRKQSNRESARRSRLRKQAEAEELAHKVDSLTAENVAIRSEIKRLSENSEKIKKENATLMIKLKSAQSGRSEALDMNEKRMQQPVSTEIKGPVNKSIKEESNICKKNSSSGAKLCQLLDTSSRADAVAAS, encoded by the exons ATGCTTGATAATCATATGTATGAGGTCTTGATTTCCTCATTCTCTCATATTTCAGGTAAGGATGCAAAAATTGAGCCACAGGCAAGTCCAGTTACTGCTGCTGAAATTAATGAAAGCCCTAGCAAGTTATTGGGCACAACCAAAGCAGCTGATGCGACTGGAAAACTTGGATCTGTGATTTCCCCTGGAATGTCTACAGCATTGGAACTGAGGAATCCTTCTAGTATAAACGCGATGACAAGTCCGACTAGCATTCCACCTTGTTCAGTATTGCCTTCTGAAGTCTGGCTCCAG aatgaaaaagaactGAAACGGGAAAGGAGAAAACAGTCAAATAGAGAATCCGCTAGGAGGTCAAGGTTGAGGAAGCAG GCTGAGGCAGAAGAACTAGCTCATAAAGTTGATTCACTGACTGCGGAGAATGTTGCTATTCGATCTGAAATAAAAAGATTGTCGGAGAACTctgagaaaattaagaaagaaaacgcTACATTGATG ATAAAGCTTAAAAGCGCTCAATCAGGACGATCCGAAGCTTTAGACATGAATGAAAAGAGGATGCAACAGCCTGTAAGCACAGAAATCAAAGGACCTGTGAATAAAAGCATTAAAGAAGAGAGTAACATCTGCAAGAAAAACTCGAGTTCGGGTGCAAAACTGTGCCAGCTCTTGGACACGAGTTCAAGGGCGGACGCAGTCGCTGCTAGCTAA